TGTCTCCCGGGTTCCTTAGGCAGAATATCAGGGCCACCCTCAGCTTCTCGTACGTCGGCGCCGTCTTGTCGTTCAGGAACTCCGCGAGCTCGTTGATTATGTTCCTCCTGTTCGTCGCTATGTCCTGCTCCAGTATCCCTGagtccagcagcttgttcTTCTGGATGTGCTTCGACAGCTCGTGCAGCACCTTCACGTGCCTCGTCGTGTCATTCAGCGTCTTCGACTGTGCCGGCAGCGACTCCAGAATCTTGTAAATGTCCGAGTTGGTCGGCTTGTTTTCGTTTATCAGCACGTTCAGGTCCGACTCGACGTCTGCGAACTCGTCGAACAGGTGTTTCCCGTAGAAGTCGTCGTTGATGCCCAGGATGTACTCCGTGTCCTCCAGCATCACCTTATTGTTGTTGATCTTCAGCATTTCGTGGATCATTGCTCTGTACGTCCAGTGGTTCATCAGCGGCGTGATGCAGTCTTCTCTCCGGTCGAGGATCAGCAGTACGCAGCCCGAGTGGTCTGCCGTCGGATTCTTCGagttgtagttgttgtaCGACTGTATTATTGACTGCAGGTTCaggttgttgttgttgaagtCCGCCTGCAGCTTATTTGCTATTGTCTGCAGAATCGGATTGTTTCTTCTGTACACTACTGTGGGTATTTGGTTAAGCATACAGCACACTGAGAACAGCGAGTTAACCATCTTCGACACGCTGAAGTCCAGCATCATGTTAACGTCATCCTTGTACAGCGACTGCAGGTTTGCGATATTTAGTGTGAATAGGGACTCGTCTAGTACGTAAAAATCCACGAAATACTCGTATACTCCCTTGACTAGCTCCAGTGTGTCTGACTTCGCcatcagctccagcagaTCCTCCTTCACTTTGTTCGTGAAGTACACGTAGTACTCCTTAAAGTGCGGATTCTTAAGCTCTGATGAGATCTTATTAAGGTTTTCCATGTTTGGCGATACTATGTACACTCCTTTCATGTACTTCAGGTTCGCGTCGACTGTCACATTCGGGTCAGGGTCAAATATCGTTCCGTCGTCTATGTTTAGCGTAAGCAACACTTCATTTTCCAGTAAATATGAGTGCGTATACACCAGcgatattattttactcgtTTCTGAGTCCAATATAAACACTTTCATTCCCTTCACCTTTTCTACGATTGAAGCGAAATTCATCCGCATCAAACTGACTAAACTTTCAAAATCATATGGATTTTTTCCATCCATGGTTTCTATAAttgagtttaaaaaaatatctTCTTATTAGATTATATCAAAATTGTTgcatatgtataataaacatgTGTAACAGACAAAATGatgaataattataaattaacgtaaaatatactcaacaataaatatttaaaacacattatacgatacaaatttatcaatGAATAGTGATtattacaataaataaatgttgaGGTGTAATGAATGTGATGTTTATGAATCAAAGCAATTTAATCCAAtataactatatatttggtatgaatatattgttttgtgttcaaaattattaatattgtGTCTGTATCAATtctctatttttaataatatataaaatggatatatatcctttaaatttaaattaatgatgTTTAGAAGTTATGACAATTACGTTTTAAtgtgataaaatattgtcctcattgatatttattaatatttgaactttgaataaaattatatacaattttaattctttGACCCCTGCCctatattataattaaatctcacttttataaattatttcataattcttccttctttagTTTTAGAGATTTAAAACTCCAATAAGTATCTAACGCAATATTTTTGGTTGAACTTATATTGAATAATCGAAATGggtatgtttttattaatttcataGCTACTATTGTACCCGCCTTCTAGTTAATCTTCTTCGCCGATCAGAATTTATTTCCctgaatatatttttatttttcagcTGTTAAGGTTCATGGATCGTTGGCTAGGGCTGGAAAGGTGAGGAACCACACTCCCAAGGTCGCAAagcaggagaagaagaagccgCTTACCGGCCGCGCTAAGAAGAGGCAAACCTACAACAGGAGGTTCGCCAGCAGCGTTTCCGGCCGCAGACGTGGCCACAACGCCCAGGGCTAAACGCTCACTAATTTGCTAACGAGTATGTGAATATGATACtaacttatttattgtttacaaTTTCTTTGTGTCGGTCCCTTTCGAGATCTAGAAGAGCTTTTGTCTTGTCCAGGTGCTTATTGTTTACCCTGTTGTACGTGTAAAGCGAGATTGTGGCGACGAGCAGCACCCAGAATTGGGGCGAGAGAAGCGACCAGTTCCTCTCGGGCACGAGCGTGTCCCAGAGCCTCTGGGACATCCGCGCGTTGCTCGCGTGATCCTTAGCCTCATCGTCTCGAGAGCCGCTTCCTTTGTTGTGTAAATTGGTGGAAAAGGAGGACCTCTGAACGGAGCGTATGTGTGCGCGTATCATGGGATTCAGTGGATTTCCCATCCTAAAAAGCTGCAGCGTGACTCCCCTCATGCTCTCTAAAACCTGAAGCGCGAGAATAATTTCTTCGACACCTTCATGTGCCTTTGCATCTCCACAAGACCTAAAAAGAATGATAGTAAATATTGCGAGCGagttgtgtgtttttaatcATGTTTCTGCTGTATCACGGCTTACCTGAAATGACCAGCAGGGCTAGGAAGAAATACATGAGATAGAGTGTTGTAGGCCTCTTTACGTCCTTGGTTTTGTTGCGCTCGACTACTGCCTTTGGGGGTGCCTCGTTCCTGGCCAAGTTTCTCCTTGATCTTGTTACCATTGTCGTTAAATAGGCTGGGTGTGTGATCAaagttataatttacagtaTAACAAAGCTGATTAAAACTAATTGTTCAATGCATGGGGTGGTAATGAACGTTCATCCATTTATgcttaaatttatacacatatgcCATCCATCTACttattacattatttccttttctgttttgcttgttttttattaggGTTCATCTTTTTCAACAGTGGATCGTAGTCGTCGTcctgttcttcttcctccgaTTCGTGATCTGGTTTTGAGTCGTAGGTTGTGTATCTATTCCTCTTAGTGTTGACTACTTTTACCAGTTGCGTTGCCATTTTTTTCGTCAGCTGTGtctttgtttttgtgcTTATTTTGGCGTATATGTTTTCCTGGTTTTTAAACCTCAGGTTTGCTATTCCGTCCACTACCATTTCTCTCGTTATTCCCACTTCGTTTATATAATCGACACATTCGTCCACGTTTTCTTTCACCAGGTGTTTCATAacctattttattaatgtgtattctCTTTGtgcctttttatttacgGTCACTgtgtgtacatatataccTAGCTTTTTATCTACACAGATTATCTACGTGCCATACAACATTCTTAAATATAAGCAATGTAACCAACTGCCTAACTGTTTTAGAATTCAAGACATCTAACTATTTCTTCATTATATTCTTATTCACTTACGTTTTGGTATATCAATTCCAGGTACCCGTCCATCAGCAAGTTGGATCCGTAGAGCGTTGTTTTATATGATAAGTTCATACTTATTTCACTCAGTATTCTCCTGCGTGTCCATTGCTTAAATCCACTTGTTTACCTGTTTTTCGTTGTCGTTGACTGTTTACCTAGCCACTGTGGGAATGACAATCTTTCCGTGAGTCCACTGCCCGCCTTGTTCATCTACGATATTTTTTatagtgtgtattcattttaaacttgtgAATATCTTTTAGTTGCATCACTCACTTCTAATGCTGGTATCACAGCCGTCAAGGACGATAGATCTGGCAGTAGTGAATATGTCTGAGTCTACATAATACATTTGTTCTGTGCGCTCAATCTTATGCATTCGTTTAGTAATTACAAACTTATGTGCTGGTTAAATTGTTATCTATTACTACgactactgttactatgAATCTATAAGTTACCCTTTGCATGACCTTGTTGACCATGTCTCCGCACACGTAGTCCAATGCTATCTTCGATATCACTCCTATGTTCCTGTTGTACTTGACGTAGTTTTCCTATTTCATTCTATTTCTTTCAGATCTTTACCTGCAACATCAGTGACATGATGTTGTAATCCGTGAAGAATATCTCG
The sequence above is a segment of the Theileria orientalis strain Shintoku DNA, chromosome 3, complete genome genome. Coding sequences within it:
- a CDS encoding uncharacterized protein (Sec1-like protein family protein), with protein sequence MDGKNPYDFESLVSLMRMNFASIVEKVKGMKVFILDSETSKIISLVYTHSYLLENEVLLTLNIDDGTIFDPDPNVTVDANLKYMKGVYIVSPNMENLNKISSELKNPHFKEYYVYFTNKVKEDLLELMAKSDTLELVKGVYEYFVDFYVLDESLFTLNIANLQSLYKDDVNMMLDFSVSKMVNSLFSVCCMLNQIPTVVYRRNNPILQTIANKLQADFNNNNLNLQSIIQSYNNYNSKNPTADHSGCVLLILDRREDCITPLMNHWTYRAMIHEMLKINNNKVMLEDTEYILGINDDFYGKHLFDEFADVESDLNVLINENKPTNSDIYKILESLPAQSKTLNDTTRHVKVLHELSKHIQKNKLLDSGILEQDIATNRRNIINELAEFLNDKTAPTYEKLRVALIFCLRNPGDTNKVARVKDYLKMNKLEQHVGLVDLCVKLAKFRPVSKTNQDFTLSSLKDKFNKVSLESQSPYLQYKSQLHSTCYNLVKGKLDVELYATMPSAYDLGYTLKHKPASLTAINHGTIKPIKTTITLY
- a CDS encoding ribosomal protein S30, translated to MAVKVHGSLARAGKVRNHTPKVAKQEKKKPLTGRAKKRQTYNRRFASSVSGRRRGHNAQG